In Gossypium raimondii isolate GPD5lz chromosome 12, ASM2569854v1, whole genome shotgun sequence, a single window of DNA contains:
- the LOC105763451 gene encoding adenylyl-sulfate kinase 1, chloroplastic isoform X2 produces MIVLLFFLIATNGKATNIVWHKSSVGKVHRQEVLQQKGCVIWITGLSGSGKSTLACALCQALYSRGKLAYILDGDNVRHGLNRDLSFKAEDRAENIRRIGEVAKLFADAGIICIASVLSPYRKDRYACRSLLPEGDFIEVFMNVPLQICEVRDPKGLYKLARAGKINGFTGIDDPYEPPLNCELELPQKGNNCASPCEMAEIVISYLEEKGYLQA; encoded by the exons ATGATAGTGCTGCTGTTTTTTctg ATAGCTACTAACGGCAAGGCAACAAACATTGTATGGCACAAAAGTTCAGTTGGTAAAGTTCATCGGCAAGAGGTGCTTCAGCAAAAGGGTTGTGTCATATGGATTACAGGTCTCAGTGGCTCAG GAAAGAGCACTTTGGCGTGTGCACTGTGTCAAGCCTTGTATTCAAGGGGAAAGTTGGCTTACATCCTTGATGGTGATAATGTTCGGCATGGTTTAAACCGTGACCTTAGTTTTAAAGCAGAGGATCGGGCAGAAAACATACGAAGGATTG GAGAGGTAGCAAAACTCTTTGCCGATGCTGGCATCATATGCATTGCCAGTGTACTATCCCCCTACAGAAAAGACAGGTATGCATGTCGTTCACTGTTGCCAGAAGGAGATTTCATTGAG GTTTTCATGAATGTGCCACTCCAAATATGCGAGGTGAGGGACCCAAAGGGCCTTTACAAGCTTGCAAGAGCTGGAAAAATCAATG GTTTTACTGGTATTGATGATCCGTATGAACCACCCCTGAACTGTGAG TTGGAATTGCCACAAAAGGGAAACAACTGTGCTTCCCCATGTGAAATGGCTGAGATTGTGATATCTTACCTGGAGGAGAAGGGGTATCTGCAGGCTTAA
- the LOC105763451 gene encoding adenylyl-sulfate kinase 3 isoform X1, translating to MVVLKSVRPAISCSSFGFDGDQLVPLHKVSFVNLTLPASLLSVRLSSRNNAKLSLVQATKESSTASTNDSAAVFSGENLHQIATNGKATNIVWHKSSVGKVHRQEVLQQKGCVIWITGLSGSGKSTLACALCQALYSRGKLAYILDGDNVRHGLNRDLSFKAEDRAENIRRIGEVAKLFADAGIICIASVLSPYRKDRYACRSLLPEGDFIEVFMNVPLQICEVRDPKGLYKLARAGKINGFTGIDDPYEPPLNCELELPQKGNNCASPCEMAEIVISYLEEKGYLQA from the exons atggTTGTACTCAAGTCGGTACGGCCAGCGATTTCTTGTTCTTCTTTCGGTTTCGATGGTGACCAGTTGGTACCGCTTCATAAGGTTAGCTTTGTGAACTTGACGTTGCCGGCGTCTTTGCTTTCTGTAAGGTTGAGTAGCCGCAACAATGCCAAGTTGAGCTTGGTTCAGGCGACGAAGGAATCGTCCACGGCGAGTACGAATGATAGTGCTGCTGTTTTTTctg GTGAAAATCTCCACCAGATAGCTACTAACGGCAAGGCAACAAACATTGTATGGCACAAAAGTTCAGTTGGTAAAGTTCATCGGCAAGAGGTGCTTCAGCAAAAGGGTTGTGTCATATGGATTACAGGTCTCAGTGGCTCAG GAAAGAGCACTTTGGCGTGTGCACTGTGTCAAGCCTTGTATTCAAGGGGAAAGTTGGCTTACATCCTTGATGGTGATAATGTTCGGCATGGTTTAAACCGTGACCTTAGTTTTAAAGCAGAGGATCGGGCAGAAAACATACGAAGGATTG GAGAGGTAGCAAAACTCTTTGCCGATGCTGGCATCATATGCATTGCCAGTGTACTATCCCCCTACAGAAAAGACAGGTATGCATGTCGTTCACTGTTGCCAGAAGGAGATTTCATTGAG GTTTTCATGAATGTGCCACTCCAAATATGCGAGGTGAGGGACCCAAAGGGCCTTTACAAGCTTGCAAGAGCTGGAAAAATCAATG GTTTTACTGGTATTGATGATCCGTATGAACCACCCCTGAACTGTGAG TTGGAATTGCCACAAAAGGGAAACAACTGTGCTTCCCCATGTGAAATGGCTGAGATTGTGATATCTTACCTGGAGGAGAAGGGGTATCTGCAGGCTTAA